One window of the Tachypleus tridentatus isolate NWPU-2018 chromosome 10, ASM421037v1, whole genome shotgun sequence genome contains the following:
- the LOC143229816 gene encoding uncharacterized protein LOC143229816 encodes MKFVVFIAVSCLVFVSAKPREKRLAYDFSDGVEEVVGPLKFSFECEGKRYGYYADQDNDCKVFHVCVPQILPDGSLETSQYSFFCNNLTVFNQLTLTCGYEYESIPCVNANDFYYVNDNIGIPDAPFLTEDDVERARAVIKQAYGGGK; translated from the exons CTGTATCCTGCTTGGTGTTCGTTTCAGCAAAGCCACGA GAAAAACGTTTGGCCTATGACTTCTCAGATGGCGTTGAGGAGGTGGTTGGGCCACTAAAATTTTCTTTCGAATGCGAAGGTAAAAGGTATGGCTACTACGCTGATCAAGATAATGACTGCAAAGTCTTTCACGTTTGCGTACCACAGATTTTACCTGATGGGTCTTTAGAGACCTCTCAATatagttttttttgtaacaaccTGACAGTCTTCAACCAGCTAACACTTACTTGCGGTTATGAGTATGAAAGTATTCCTTGTGTCAACGCCAATGACTTTTATTACGTCAACGACAACATTGGAATTCCAGACGCCCCATTCTTAACTGAAGACGATGTAGAGAGAGCAAGGGCTGTTATTAAGCAAGCATATGGCGggggtaaataa